Proteins encoded in a region of the Enoplosus armatus isolate fEnoArm2 chromosome 16, fEnoArm2.hap1, whole genome shotgun sequence genome:
- the LOC139298997 gene encoding uncharacterized protein isoform X2, translating into MVDLSRPPPEHPSVLVDEILHSIFFLGKINNPPFSPQSIVTDNDMLNKLKGRYPQPFVLYSSQLPKRSPISCVLDMIVRLMGQKNEDEIIKRMQELILQLKKDEATDLVSSTICVSQKNKNSVRYYGVSMSTSGPVPGRIIVAASCLSAWDSYVAGAVMTYFPKKSKKPYFDGTIKLPEQVRCQAFSLTNGQPMPPCRSCGNLFGLTTSETKEWAYGNCAEPESVSNLLKIEKEVREQARPTSATYTDVNRKKAEESVWKELMGFLNMLKFKWDKHFYTPQGV; encoded by the exons ATGGTGGACCTGAGTAGACCCCCTCCAGAACATCCTTCAGTGTTGGTGGATGAG ATTCTTCACAGCATCTTCTTTTTGGGGAAGATCAACAATCCACCATTTTCCCCACAAAGTATTGTGACCGATAACGACATGCTGAATAAGCTGAAGGGCCGCTACCCTCAGCCGTTTGTCCTCTATTCCTCTCAACTACCCAAGCGGAGTCCAATTTCATGTGTGCTGGACATG ATTGTTCGCCTGATgggacaaaaaaatgaagacGAGATAATAAAAAGGATGCAAGAGCTCATCCTTCAACTGAAGAAGGATGAAGCAACAGatctggtctcctccaccatctgtgtctctcagaAAAACAAGAATTCAGTCAGGTACTACGGAGTCTCCATGTCCACTTCTGGCCCTGTTCCTGGGCGTATCATTGTTGCTGCGTCCTGTCTTAGCGCCTGGGACAGTTACGTAGCTGGTGCAGTGATGACCTACTTTCCAAAGAAGAGCAAGAAGCCATATTTTGATGGAACCATCAAACTTCCAGAGCAGGTCCGGTGCCAGGCGTTTAGCCTCACTAATGGACAACCAATGCCTCCTTGCAGATCATGTGGGAATTTGTTTGGTTTGACCACAAGTGAAACCAAAGAGTGGGCCTATGGCAACTGTGCCGAACCTGAAAGTGTGAGCAACTTGCTTAAAATTGAGAAAGAAGTGAGAGAGCAAGCACGACCAACATCTGCCACGTACACTGATGTGAACCGAAAGAAGGCTGAAGAAAGTGTCTGGAAAGAGCTTATGGGTTTTCTGAACATGCTGAAATTTAAATGggataaacatttttacaccCCACAAGGAGTTTAG
- the LOC139298997 gene encoding uncharacterized protein isoform X1 → MAAEQRMTREEEFLKKNDLFRRNAFLIIQEMVDLSRPPPEHPSVLVDEILHSIFFLGKINNPPFSPQSIVTDNDMLNKLKGRYPQPFVLYSSQLPKRSPISCVLDMIVRLMGQKNEDEIIKRMQELILQLKKDEATDLVSSTICVSQKNKNSVRYYGVSMSTSGPVPGRIIVAASCLSAWDSYVAGAVMTYFPKKSKKPYFDGTIKLPEQVRCQAFSLTNGQPMPPCRSCGNLFGLTTSETKEWAYGNCAEPESVSNLLKIEKEVREQARPTSATYTDVNRKKAEESVWKELMGFLNMLKFKWDKHFYTPQGV, encoded by the exons ATG GCGGCTGAACAGAGGATGACGAG aGAAGAAGAGTTTCTGAAAAAGAACGACCTTTTCAGAAGAAATGCCTTCTTGATTATCCAGGAAATGGTGGACCTGAGTAGACCCCCTCCAGAACATCCTTCAGTGTTGGTGGATGAG ATTCTTCACAGCATCTTCTTTTTGGGGAAGATCAACAATCCACCATTTTCCCCACAAAGTATTGTGACCGATAACGACATGCTGAATAAGCTGAAGGGCCGCTACCCTCAGCCGTTTGTCCTCTATTCCTCTCAACTACCCAAGCGGAGTCCAATTTCATGTGTGCTGGACATG ATTGTTCGCCTGATgggacaaaaaaatgaagacGAGATAATAAAAAGGATGCAAGAGCTCATCCTTCAACTGAAGAAGGATGAAGCAACAGatctggtctcctccaccatctgtgtctctcagaAAAACAAGAATTCAGTCAGGTACTACGGAGTCTCCATGTCCACTTCTGGCCCTGTTCCTGGGCGTATCATTGTTGCTGCGTCCTGTCTTAGCGCCTGGGACAGTTACGTAGCTGGTGCAGTGATGACCTACTTTCCAAAGAAGAGCAAGAAGCCATATTTTGATGGAACCATCAAACTTCCAGAGCAGGTCCGGTGCCAGGCGTTTAGCCTCACTAATGGACAACCAATGCCTCCTTGCAGATCATGTGGGAATTTGTTTGGTTTGACCACAAGTGAAACCAAAGAGTGGGCCTATGGCAACTGTGCCGAACCTGAAAGTGTGAGCAACTTGCTTAAAATTGAGAAAGAAGTGAGAGAGCAAGCACGACCAACATCTGCCACGTACACTGATGTGAACCGAAAGAAGGCTGAAGAAAGTGTCTGGAAAGAGCTTATGGGTTTTCTGAACATGCTGAAATTTAAATGggataaacatttttacaccCCACAAGGAGTTTAG